In a single window of the Acipenser ruthenus chromosome 8, fAciRut3.2 maternal haplotype, whole genome shotgun sequence genome:
- the LOC117406981 gene encoding trefoil factor 2-like: MMFTELLLVLLLAACVPAQVQICDLNPPDRVECGYPGISADTCRSRGCCFNSAIRGVKWCFHPKAQVCDVNPAERIECGYPGISADTCRSRGCCFDSAVRGVKWCFHPKG, translated from the exons ATGATGTTTACGGAGCTACTTCTGGTGCTTCTTTTAGCTGCGTGTGTTCCAGCACAGG TCCAGATTTGTGATTTGAACCCACCAGACAGAGTTGAGTGTGGATACCCTGGGATTAGTGCAGATACCTGTAGATCAAGAGGCTGCTGCTTCAATTCAGCCATTCGTGGTGTAAAATGGTGCTTCCATCCAAAAG CCCAGGTGTGTGATGTGAACCCAGCAGAGAGAATTGAGTGTGGATACCCTGGGATTAGTGCAGATACCTGTAGATCAAGAGGCTGCTGCTTCGATTCGGCCGTTCGTGGTGTAAAATGGTGCTTCCATCCAAAAG